The DNA window CTGGGGCTATGGCGGCGTCGTCCAGGCTCCGGACGGGGCGATCTGGAAGATCGCGACGTCGTCGAAGAAGGACACCGGCCCGGCCACCCGGGAGGTCGACGATTTCGTGGTGCTCCTCGGGGTCGATGACGTGAAGGCGACCAAGCAGTTCTATGTCGACCGCGGCCTGGCCGTGGCGAAGAGCTTCGGCAGCAAGTATGTCGAGTTCGACACCCCGCCGTCTTCGATCAAGCTGGCTCTCTACGGGCGCCGCGCCGCCGCCAAGGACGCCGGCGTCGCACCGGAGGGCACCGGGTCGCACCGGATCGTCATTGGCGGCGATATCGGGCCCTTCGCCGACCCGGACGGGTTCGCGTGGGAGGTCGCCCCGGTCTGAGCCAGGCGTTCGGAGGCCGGTTCTGTTCGAACCGTTGCTCCGCAACTGTCACGGCTGCGGTGGTGGTTTCGACAGAGCGCTGGGTTCGGGGCTCCGTCAATTTCCGGGAAGCTGGAAGTCTGCCTTGAAGCGCGGACCGGGTGGGAGGCCGCGCAAGACGGCGCTGGTCCAGGCGACGGCCGGGGGCCAGCCTGCGGCTGCGTTGGTGATGTGTTCGGGGAGCGGCATGGTGTAGAAGCGGAGGTCGGCGCCGCGGGTCCAGTAGTCGTTGACTACCGGTAGGACGACGGAGGCGGGGATGAGTTCGTCCCAGATTCCGTGCCACCAGAAGATCGGGGTAGCCGGGATGTGCTGGCCCAGGCTCTGCTCCCGCAGGACCTGCATGACCGCGGGGCTGTTCTCCAGGGATTTGCCGGGTTGGAAGTAGTCGCTGATCGGTCGGTACATGCCGGTCAATGCCACCGTGTAGACGCAGCGGCTCTGAAAATCCTGGAGGATGCGTTGCCCGTCCTCGGTCAGTAGTGCCTCGGCGTCGAACGCCTCGGGGAACTCCCGGGACAGGGCTGTCTTCTGGGCATATGCACAAATCGGGAGGCCATGACCGAGCCGACCGTCCGGACCGAACGTGGACGGACCGACCTGCTATTTCATCGCTGGGCGTAGTCGGCGACGCCATCCGCGGCGAAGATCGCCAATGCCGCGACATGCATTGATGTTTCAGGTGAATCGGAGCCGCTGAGCTTGCCGCCCAACCAGCGGAAGGGCGGTTACAGCTGCGGTTGTGATGGCAGCGGGCTGGAGGTCAGCTTCTGTGCGGAGCGTTTGTTCATGCCGAACATGCGCAGCACGTGGCAGGTCATTTCGTCCGACAGTGCGTCGGCGTCGGCGTCCGGCCGTGCGTCCAACAGTTGCAGCAGACCCAGTAGCGCCCCGCCGGCGGCCATGATCGCCACATCCGGGTCCATCGGCTCGAACCGTCCGGCCTCTTGGGCGGCGATGATGTCGCGGCGGGCGCGTGGGGCCAGGCCCTCGTCGCGCAGCATGATCGACATGCCGGAATTCAGCACCACCCGCACCATCTCTGGGATCTGGCGCTGCAAGCGGCCGGTCATGCGGAAACTGACCGCGAACACCTCCGCGGGATCGTCGTAGAGTTCCACGATCGCATCGCGCATCTCGCTGTAGACCTGCAGCGCCGAGCGCACCGCCTCGTCGAACAACTGATCCTTGGACTCGAAATGGTTGTAGAAGGAACCGAATCCGACATCGGCGGCGTCGGTGATCTCCTGAATGCTGACCGCCGAGCGTCCCTCGGACAGGAACTTGCGTGCGGCCCCGAGCAGCGCGTTGCGGGTGCGCTCGCGACGGCGGTCGATGCGGTTGCCCACTACGGGTTCGGCTGCCATCGGACCTTCTTCCACTCGAAACGTCACCGGAATCGTATCTGAGGAAACAATCAGATGCGATTTCGATGCCAGCCTGTCCGCCGATGTACGTTGTGTGACGCGGGCCGGTCTCGTCCTTGTGGTTGGTCACGGCGCGCTCGACGACAAAGGAGACAGAACCGATGAGCACAACTCGTACCGCCATTGTCACCGGTGCCGCGCGCGGGATCGGTGCCGAGACCGCGCGACGGCTGGCCGCGGACGGATTCGCCGTCGCGGTGCTGGATCTGGACGAGTCGGCAGGCAAGCCGGTGGTCGCGGAGATCGAGACGGCGGGCGGCCGGGCACTGGCGGTGGGCGTGGATGTCGCCGACGAGCAGGCCGTCGAGGCGGCGGTCGCCCGGGTCGCCGCCGAATTGGGCGCGCCGACGGTGCTGGTGAACAACGCCGGTATCACCCGGGACAACCTGCTGTTCAAAATGACTGTCGCGGAGTGGGATTCGGTGCTGAACGTGCACCTGCGCGGTTCGTTCCTGATGAGCCGCGCCGTGCAGAAGCATATGATCGAGGCCAAATGGGGCCGCATCGTCAACCTGTCGAGCACCTCCGCGCTGGGCAACCGCGGTCAGGCCAACTACTCGGCGGCCAAGGCGGGGCTGCAAGGTTTCACCAAGACATTGGCGATCGAACTCGGGAAATTCGGAGTGACCGTGAACGCGGTCGCGCCCGGCTTCATCGAAACCGATATGACCGCCGCGACCGCCGCCCGGGTCGGCGTGAACTTCGAGGATTACCGCGCAGCGGCCGCGGCGCAGATTCCGGTACAGCGCATCGGTCAGCCCGCCGATATCGCCAATGCCGTGTCCTTCTTCGTCGGTGCAGCCGCGGGCTTCGTCTCCGGCCAGGTGCTCTACGTCGCGGGCGGCCCGAAGGACTGAACAGCCGCTGGCGACGCACCGGCTCACCGCTAGTCGAAGGTGACGACTACTTTTTCGGCTGCGCCTGGGGTGAGGGTGAGGTCGAAGGCGTGTTCGATGTCGGTGAAGGGGATGCGGTGGCTGATGAGTTGGGCGAATCGGTCGGCGTGTTGGGCGTTCTCGATGAGCAGGTATTCGGTCATCCCGGGCACCGCAATCTCCATCATCACGGATATGCATTATGCATCTTACATGCATCATGCACCATTACTGCATGATGCACAATAGCTGTGTTATGCACATCGCATGTGATATACCGAGACCAGGCACGATGCGGTATCTCGACAAAGGAAGGACGGCATGGACAAACCGATTGATCTGGTCGAATTCGAGTCCATGCTGCTGGGCCGCTACACGCTCAACCCGCACTACCCGCAAGAGACCGGAATGCTGGACCGCAGCGCCTACTTGCTGCTCAGCCGGCTCGGCGTGGAGGGTCCGATGTCGGTCGGACAGCTCAGTGACGCCTTCGGCCTGAACGCCTCGACCGTCATTCGCCAGACCGCCGCCCTGCTCCGCGACGGGCTCGTCGAACGGATTCTGGACCCCGAGGGCGGCGTCGCCCGCATGTTCCGCATCACCCGGAAGGGGCAGACCCGTCTCGACGCCGATCGCACCGCCAAGGTCGAGGGCATTGCCGACATCATGCGGGACTGGTCGCCGGAGGAGGTCGCCGCCTTCGCCGGATACCTGCGGCGATTCAACGGCGACATCGAGGAACGCCG is part of the Nocardia sp. NBC_00565 genome and encodes:
- a CDS encoding glyoxalase translates to MNITTDQTTIESVILEVSDPAAAAAFYDAAFGLGDKVRVRASEAPTTGFRGFTLSLVVSQPSTVDSLIGTALEAGATTLKPAKKSFWGYGGVVQAPDGAIWKIATSSKKDTGPATREVDDFVVLLGVDDVKATKQFYVDRGLAVAKSFGSKYVEFDTPPSSIKLALYGRRAAAKDAGVAPEGTGSHRIVIGGDIGPFADPDGFAWEVAPV
- a CDS encoding lipase family protein; this encodes MCAYAQKTALSREFPEAFDAEALLTEDGQRILQDFQSRCVYTVALTGMYRPISDYFQPGKSLENSPAVMQVLREQSLGQHIPATPIFWWHGIWDELIPASVVLPVVNDYWTRGADLRFYTMPLPEHITNAAAGWPPAVAWTSAVLRGLPPGPRFKADFQLPGN
- a CDS encoding TetR/AcrR family transcriptional regulator produces the protein MAAEPVVGNRIDRRRERTRNALLGAARKFLSEGRSAVSIQEITDAADVGFGSFYNHFESKDQLFDEAVRSALQVYSEMRDAIVELYDDPAEVFAVSFRMTGRLQRQIPEMVRVVLNSGMSIMLRDEGLAPRARRDIIAAQEAGRFEPMDPDVAIMAAGGALLGLLQLLDARPDADADALSDEMTCHVLRMFGMNKRSAQKLTSSPLPSQPQL
- the fabG gene encoding 3-oxoacyl-ACP reductase FabG; the protein is MSTTRTAIVTGAARGIGAETARRLAADGFAVAVLDLDESAGKPVVAEIETAGGRALAVGVDVADEQAVEAAVARVAAELGAPTVLVNNAGITRDNLLFKMTVAEWDSVLNVHLRGSFLMSRAVQKHMIEAKWGRIVNLSSTSALGNRGQANYSAAKAGLQGFTKTLAIELGKFGVTVNAVAPGFIETDMTAATAARVGVNFEDYRAAAAAQIPVQRIGQPADIANAVSFFVGAAAGFVSGQVLYVAGGPKD
- a CDS encoding MarR family winged helix-turn-helix transcriptional regulator, with protein sequence MDKPIDLVEFESMLLGRYTLNPHYPQETGMLDRSAYLLLSRLGVEGPMSVGQLSDAFGLNASTVIRQTAALLRDGLVERILDPEGGVARMFRITRKGQTRLDADRTAKVEGIADIMRDWSPEEVAAFAGYLRRFNGDIEERRGQPWPRPENA